A single genomic interval of Zingiber officinale cultivar Zhangliang chromosome 4A, Zo_v1.1, whole genome shotgun sequence harbors:
- the LOC121973588 gene encoding uncharacterized protein LOC121973588, translated as MEARKKILEQDARIQNLEVMVYKKGTMCDNSIDDKGSCSVKLQPMIEDGMKNDDDDLQILCQADVLQGKPDALTLESSTNIVAHGTIVCGNESNKMLHGVPFPNNCMRVSIDEAVEKSAPLPYPIPSEFEVIGDAVGTHVAWPKHLIVNQDEKPRRKKLEQPKKKLTLSTSAPRALHMLYCYSKRALDDGRYISVSFDYDVFDDDYELVLHLEDIIPLYHLEPLSGNCVIGYIWYLYKKLLKDNKKEKFRFVNPHKIPYMATSAHDKKGKFERLNQRASHLAGRLSGASVDQLVLVPCNIGRNAQTTW; from the exons ATGGAggcgaggaagaaaattttagagcAAGATGCACGTATACAAAACCTTGAAGTAATGGTGTATAAAAAGGGTACCATGTGCGATAATTCgattgatgacaaaggcagttgctcaGTAAAGTTGCAACCCATGATTGAAGATGGCATGAAAAACGATGATGATGACCTACAAATTTTGTGTCAAGCTGATGTTTTGCAG GGAAAACCAGatgcattgacattggaatctagCACAAATATTGTTGCacatggtacaattgtttgtggCAATGAATCTAATAAAATGCTTCATGGTGTTCCATTTCCAAATAATTGCATGCGAGTCTCCATTGATGAAGCAGTAGAAAAATCAGcacctttgccatatccaattccaagtgaatttgaagtaattggtgatgctgTAGGAACCCATGTGGCTTGGCCAAAACACTTGATAGTGAACCAAGATGAG aagcctcgAAGGAAGAAGCTTGAACAACCAAAAAAGAAActtactttgtcaacaagtgccccaagagcattacatatgttatattgttatagTAAGCGTGCTTTAGATGATGGCAGATATATATCagtgagttttgattatgacgtGTTTGATGATGATTATGAACTTGTTCTACACCTTGAGGACATCAttcctttgtatcatttggagccCCTTTCAGGCAATTGTGTAATTGGCTACATATG GTATCTTTATAAAAAACTGctgaaagataacaagaaagaaaaattcAGATTTGTGAATCCACATAAAATCCCATATATGGCAACCAGTGCACATGACAAAAAAGGTAAGTTTGAAAGGCTAAACCAAAGGGCAAGTCATTTGGCAGGCAGGCTAAGTGGTGCATCTGTAGATCAACTTGTTTTGGTGCCATGTAATATCGG GAGAAATGCTCAAACTACATGGTAG